Genomic window (Ficedula albicollis isolate OC2 unplaced genomic scaffold, FicAlb1.5 N02780, whole genome shotgun sequence):
AGGGCATTGTGCCAGTCACCCAATGGCTCTTGCTTTAATATCTGGCCATAAACCCCTCAGTGttacagctgctgggagctgctctcacTGTTGCTCCCTTCAATGCAGTTAATTAAATTCCATGCACAGTTTATGGATGTAGATCATAAAACTCCCCTCACAGTAATGCTGGGACTAGATGTCAGACAATGATAAATGCCTAATTTAAATGTTATAATCACACATTCCCCACTCTTGCTGCCGTTCCCACTCCCAGGGCTGAGGTTGAGCATGTAGCAATTCCCCCATGTGACCCTCACCTCTCAGGCCTGAACTCGTCGGGCTCTGGCCAGTACTGCGGGTCGCGGTGCAGCACGAAGGCTGGGAACAGCACCACCATTCCCTCTGGAATGGTCACCCCATTGAGCTCCACAGTCCTCTTGCAGACCCTCTCGAGCCAGCCCCCGGCGGGGTAGAGCCGGATGGATTCGTTCACCACCATATCCAGGTACTCCATCTGAATGATGGCGTTGTATGTGGGAGTGGCCTGGAGAGGAACAGGAACACTGAGAACACAGCACTGCAactgccaccccacagcccccagtgcTTCCAGGGAAGAGCAaactgcagtgccagcacctctgccaCTCTATCTCCAGCCTGGGTTTACAAGcccagcatcatcccagccTCCTTTACCTTGTTGGGCAGGTGTGTATCGACCTCGTCCTGGAGTCACTGCTGCACATCAGGGTGGGTGGCCAGGTTGTAGGCTATGTAGCTGAGGGTGGAGCTGGTGGTCTCATAACCAGCAAAGACAAAGATAAGAGCCTGGGCCAGAACCTCCTCATCGCTTAATGCTGAAAAAAGGC
Coding sequences:
- the LOC101813533 gene encoding LOW QUALITY PROTEIN: cytochrome P450 3A9-like (The sequence of the model RefSeq protein was modified relative to this genomic sequence to represent the inferred CDS: substituted 1 base at 1 genomic stop codon) encodes the protein MKVTLLPSDVMEFFKNVFTKMKKERGKGSSTDRVDFLQLMIESQNSHDGSKSAETNLDKTLSDEEVLAQALIFVFAGYETTSSTLSYIAYNLATHPDVQQXLQDEVDTHLPNKATPTYNAIIQMEYLDMVVNESIRLYPAGGWLERVCKRTVELNGVTIPEGMVVLFPAFVLHRDPQYWPEPDEFRPE